The following proteins come from a genomic window of Nicotiana tomentosiformis chromosome 12, ASM39032v3, whole genome shotgun sequence:
- the LOC138903156 gene encoding uncharacterized protein codes for MSVTHYEMRFSELARHIVWLVPTDRERIMRFIDGLTYQLSLLMTRKMVSGATFDEVVEVSRQIEMVCSQERGEREYKKPRGLWSFNGVPSRGQSYQSRGRPYMPAQTTRPAHRGISASHGSYSAHSG; via the coding sequence ATGTCTGTGACCCattacgagatgaggttttctgagttagctcgtcacatagtttggttggttcccactgatagggagaggataatgaggttcattgatggcctcacgtatcagctgTCATTGCTTATGACTAGGAAGATGGTatcgggtgctacttttgacgaggtggttgaggtttctcggcagatagagatggtctgtaGCCAGGAGCGTGGTGAAAGGGAGTACAAGAAGCCTCGAGGTTTATGGAGTTTCAATGGTGTACCTTCTAGGGGGCAGTCCTATCagagcaggggtcgtccttatatgCCCGCTCAGacgactcgtccagctcatcgtggcatatcagctagccacggttcttacagtgctcattcAGGCTAG